In Bacillus sp. DX3.1, the following proteins share a genomic window:
- a CDS encoding IS4 family transposase produces MNMHQKQELSLFAEELYRYMSPATLNQLAIEAGGMKRKRKCHGHHFLSLCVWLNQQIATTSLTQLCSQLETSTGILLSPEGLNRRFNSASVAFFRTVFTTLLQAKIGGLSKISHSLSAYFERILILDSTTFQVPDRFVSTYPGAGGCSHKAGVKIQLEYDLLSGEFSDVKIEPGKRSDQAYGATRTGMAQKNELYIRDLGYFRLQDFKSIQDKQGYYLSRLKLPTKIYRKEFETVVFKTKPAQLRPVYIQIHLEDIMNQLQPGQVYELHDVYVGSKDKLPTRIVVYKCTEEQKQKRLRDRAIREKKKGITYTERTKLLQGITVYMTNIPTEWVPKEKIYDLYSLRWQIELLFKIWKSWFQIHRCKSIKQERLECHLYGQLISILLCSSTMFKMRELLLRKKQKELSEYKAMYIIKDYFSLFYQALHKNTQELSKVLLRLFNLLQRNGRKSHRYEKKTVFDILGVVYEYTTSTHQVA; encoded by the coding sequence ATGAATATGCATCAAAAACAAGAGTTGTCTTTATTTGCTGAAGAGTTATATCGATATATGTCTCCCGCTACACTTAATCAATTAGCTATAGAAGCAGGCGGAATGAAACGAAAACGGAAATGCCATGGGCACCATTTTTTATCTTTATGTGTATGGTTAAATCAACAAATCGCTACTACCTCTCTTACTCAACTTTGTAGTCAATTAGAAACTTCAACAGGAATTTTATTAAGTCCTGAGGGACTTAATCGACGATTTAACTCGGCTTCTGTAGCCTTCTTTCGAACTGTATTTACTACACTTCTACAAGCTAAAATTGGGGGATTATCTAAGATTTCTCATTCTCTTTCTGCTTACTTTGAGCGTATTCTTATCCTTGATTCTACAACATTTCAAGTGCCGGATCGATTTGTATCTACTTATCCTGGTGCCGGAGGATGTAGTCATAAAGCTGGTGTGAAAATTCAACTAGAGTATGACTTGTTGAGTGGAGAATTTTCTGATGTGAAAATTGAACCAGGAAAACGAAGTGATCAGGCGTATGGTGCGACTCGAACAGGCATGGCACAAAAGAATGAACTATATATTCGTGACTTAGGATATTTTCGTTTACAAGACTTTAAGTCTATTCAAGATAAGCAAGGATATTATTTATCACGTCTTAAGTTACCAACTAAGATATATAGAAAAGAATTCGAAACAGTCGTGTTTAAAACAAAACCCGCTCAACTGAGGCCGGTATATATACAAATTCATTTGGAAGACATCATGAACCAATTACAACCTGGCCAAGTGTATGAATTACATGATGTATATGTAGGGAGCAAAGACAAACTACCTACTCGCATTGTGGTTTATAAATGTACGGAGGAGCAAAAACAAAAACGCCTACGTGATCGAGCTATTCGTGAAAAGAAAAAAGGAATTACATATACAGAGCGTACGAAACTTTTACAAGGAATTACGGTATATATGACAAACATTCCTACGGAATGGGTACCAAAAGAGAAAATCTATGATTTATATTCACTACGTTGGCAAATTGAACTGTTATTTAAAATATGGAAATCCTGGTTTCAAATTCATCGTTGTAAATCTATTAAACAAGAGCGATTAGAATGTCATCTTTATGGACAACTCATTAGTATCCTATTATGTTCTTCTACAATGTTTAAGATGAGAGAACTCCTGTTACGTAAGAAACAGAAAGAGCTAAGTGAATATAAAGCGATGTACATAATTAAAGATTATTTTTCACTTTTTTACCAAGCATTACACAAAAACACCCAAGAGCTATCAAAGGTTCTCCTTCGTCTGTTTAACCTCCTACAGCGCAACGGACGAAAATCTCATCGATACGAGAAAAAGACAGTCTTTGATATTTTGGGTGTTGTGTATGAGTATACCACTTCTACTCATCAGGTAGCATAG
- a CDS encoding class I SAM-dependent methyltransferase has translation MNKQQEYWNGVANEKEFTTPFQLDLFLKYVNKDAPLLDYGCGYGRTLLELKKQQFTNLYGVDFSEEMIKRAKSNDVVIDFNIVKSGKLPFPDNFFDSALLFAVLTCVHLNQEQDSILNEIKRVLKPEGIIYINDFLLNEDERNKARYEQYQDRYRTYGVFELPDGAVLRHHSEKRVKEWTKHFEKLEYEKVEYVTMNGNRSNGLVYIGRVKQ, from the coding sequence ATGAATAAACAGCAAGAATACTGGAATGGAGTAGCAAATGAAAAAGAATTCACGACACCTTTTCAACTTGACTTATTCTTAAAATATGTAAATAAGGATGCACCATTATTGGACTATGGCTGCGGGTACGGAAGAACATTACTCGAATTAAAAAAACAACAATTTACGAATCTATATGGTGTGGATTTTTCGGAAGAGATGATTAAACGAGCTAAATCAAATGATGTGGTTATTGATTTTAATATTGTTAAAAGCGGAAAACTTCCCTTCCCAGATAATTTTTTTGATTCAGCTTTATTATTTGCAGTTCTAACCTGTGTACATCTAAATCAAGAACAGGATTCTATTTTAAATGAAATTAAAAGGGTATTAAAACCAGAGGGTATTATTTATATTAATGATTTTTTACTAAATGAGGATGAAAGAAATAAAGCACGCTATGAGCAGTATCAGGATAGGTATCGTACATATGGTGTATTTGAATTACCTGATGGGGCTGTTTTGCGACATCATAGTGAAAAGCGTGTAAAGGAATGGACAAAGCATTTCGAGAAATTAGAGTATGAAAAAGTAGAATACGTAACAATGAATGGTAACCGTTCTAACGGATTAGTGTATATAGGTAGAGTAAAGCAGTAG
- a CDS encoding IS4 family transposase, translated as MKKLSSSQVFRLLSEELQRVFSPQALTELAKQTQFVQRNSKFRAQDLSALCIGMGQDIASYSLARLCGNLESETGVLMSPEGLNLRLNAQAVEFLRSLFSQLLQKQLLSMTSLYSSFSAYFRRIRILDATTFQVSDQLATAYPGSGGSGKASGVKIQLEYDLLSGQFLHVEVGPGKQNDVNYGKEIQHTVDLQDLCIRDLGYFSLIDLDAIQQKGAYYLSRLKMNTKIFQKNEHVLTFKNGSIKKKYQYTMIDLEAIMNQLQPGECYEIPVVYIGRSYGLPARAVIYRLTPEQEAQRRKDRAYKEKKKNMTFSDRTKKLQGINVYVTNIPSEYVSKEAIHEFYSLRWQIEIIFKTWKSIFHIHHNTNVKKERLECHIYGKLIALLLSSTVMFQMRQLLLVKKQKELSEWKAMYMIHDYFRTLYRHIQLQSIQLTKSFLRLFHLLDKNGRKSHRYRKKTVFDILGIAYEQHLSK; from the coding sequence ATGAAAAAACTATCTAGTTCTCAAGTGTTTCGACTGCTTTCAGAGGAATTACAACGCGTCTTTTCACCACAAGCATTAACAGAGCTTGCCAAACAAACTCAGTTTGTTCAACGTAACAGTAAATTCAGGGCACAAGATTTATCTGCCTTATGTATTGGGATGGGACAAGACATTGCGAGTTATTCTCTGGCTAGACTATGTGGAAATTTGGAATCAGAAACCGGCGTCCTGATGAGTCCAGAAGGACTAAATCTAAGGTTGAATGCACAAGCAGTGGAATTTTTACGCTCTTTATTCTCACAGTTATTACAAAAACAATTGTTATCCATGACATCTCTCTATTCCTCTTTTTCAGCATATTTTCGTCGTATTCGGATTTTAGATGCCACCACGTTTCAAGTCTCGGATCAACTTGCGACGGCTTATCCTGGTTCAGGAGGAAGTGGAAAGGCTTCTGGCGTAAAAATACAGTTAGAATACGATTTGCTGAGTGGGCAATTTTTACATGTTGAAGTGGGGCCAGGTAAACAAAATGATGTGAATTATGGGAAAGAGATTCAACATACTGTTGATTTACAAGATTTATGCATACGAGATTTAGGGTATTTTAGTTTAATTGATTTAGATGCAATCCAACAAAAAGGGGCGTACTATTTATCTCGATTAAAAATGAACACCAAAATATTTCAAAAAAATGAGCATGTTCTTACCTTTAAAAACGGATCCATTAAGAAAAAATATCAATACACAATGATTGACTTAGAAGCCATCATGAATCAGTTACAGCCGGGTGAATGTTATGAAATTCCTGTTGTTTATATCGGTCGGAGTTATGGACTTCCAGCACGAGCCGTGATTTACAGACTAACCCCTGAGCAAGAAGCACAACGTAGAAAAGATCGTGCATACAAAGAGAAAAAGAAGAATATGACTTTTAGCGATCGAACCAAAAAACTGCAAGGAATCAATGTGTACGTTACCAATATTCCATCGGAATATGTCTCAAAAGAAGCCATTCATGAATTCTACTCCCTTCGTTGGCAAATCGAAATCATTTTTAAAACATGGAAATCTATTTTTCATATTCATCACAATACAAATGTAAAAAAGGAACGGTTAGAGTGTCATATCTATGGAAAGTTAATTGCGCTCTTATTATCCTCTACTGTGATGTTTCAAATGAGGCAATTATTACTGGTCAAGAAACAAAAAGAGTTAAGTGAATGGAAAGCCATGTATATGATTCACGATTACTTTCGAACATTATATCGCCATATACAACTTCAATCGATCCAGTTAACAAAAAGTTTTCTTCGCTTGTTCCATTTACTTGATAAAAATGGACGGAAATCGCATCGATATCGAAAGAAAACGGTGTTTGATATTTTAGGTATTGCATACGAACAACATCTATCCAAGTAA
- a CDS encoding DNA-binding protein: MYPLGSKERPIIVKVSSKARAEKVAAICEAYNFYYIVGLEFNEDVTDLKKAIKDCSRPANIYESCSCNSGKRYKFCCMNKEIELDI, translated from the coding sequence ATGTATCCACTAGGTTCTAAAGAACGTCCTATCATCGTAAAGGTTTCGTCTAAAGCAAGAGCAGAGAAAGTGGCTGCGATTTGTGAGGCATACAATTTTTACTACATAGTTGGACTAGAATTCAACGAAGATGTGACGGATTTAAAAAAAGCAATCAAAGATTGCTCAAGGCCAGCAAATATTTATGAGAGTTGTTCATGTAACAGTGGGAAGAGGTACAAGTTTTGTTGTATGAACAAAGAAATTGAGCTGGATATATAA
- a CDS encoding VOC family protein yields MKLGHIMIFVNDMTKARWFYSELLGLQTLLEQENKLVFALDGCQLIAFKCEKTKEIGDYSNEARTVLVFEVVSVEQIYKEMKEKGIQFLHDKPTQGRYAAFVDPFGNVHEIAESFE; encoded by the coding sequence ATGAAACTAGGACATATAATGATTTTCGTCAATGACATGACAAAGGCGAGATGGTTTTATTCTGAATTGCTGGGTTTGCAAACATTGTTAGAGCAAGAAAATAAGCTTGTATTTGCCCTTGACGGCTGTCAGCTTATAGCTTTTAAGTGTGAAAAGACCAAAGAAATTGGAGATTATTCAAACGAGGCTAGAACAGTTTTGGTGTTTGAGGTCGTATCTGTTGAGCAAATTTATAAGGAAATGAAGGAAAAGGGTATTCAATTTTTGCATGATAAACCAACTCAAGGGCGATATGCTGCTTTCGTTGATCCGTTTGGTAACGTGCATGAAATCGCTGAATCGTTCGAATGA
- a CDS encoding transglycosylase SLT domain-containing protein has product MKKIVPVLVLIIAGIVAFHAIYEECMYKREVQKVKETITHIAKQYDIPAWIPLSIAQHESGFNPNTVGDGGTSFGLFQLHRGGLAPSHLTDEELKNPEVNTKIAVSHMADSYRKGVKQGLEGLELLRYVANTSGWPGNLGTKWTDENTKYNKGLAESFFAITSS; this is encoded by the coding sequence TTGAAAAAAATTGTGCCTGTTTTGGTCTTGATTATTGCGGGCATAGTGGCTTTTCACGCAATCTATGAAGAATGCATGTATAAACGGGAAGTGCAGAAAGTAAAAGAGACAATCACTCATATAGCAAAGCAGTATGATATACCGGCATGGATCCCGCTTTCTATTGCTCAGCATGAGAGTGGGTTTAATCCGAACACTGTAGGAGACGGCGGCACATCATTTGGTCTATTTCAATTGCATCGTGGCGGATTGGCGCCGTCACACTTGACCGATGAGGAACTGAAAAATCCAGAAGTGAACACAAAAATTGCGGTGTCTCATATGGCAGATTCATATAGAAAGGGAGTAAAACAAGGGTTAGAAGGATTGGAGCTCCTCCGATACGTCGCAAATACTTCGGGTTGGCCCGGTAACCTAGGAACAAAATGGACAGATGAAAATACAAAATACAATAAGGGATTGGCGGAATCGTTCTTTGCTATAACTTCCAGCTAA
- a CDS encoding IS6 family transposase has translation MRYFKGKQFKKDIILVAVGYYCRFSLSYRDVSELLRERGVSIHPTTIMRWVHEYGNLIYQIWKKKNKNLRLSWKMDETYIKVKDKWCYLYRAIDKEGHTLDIQLRKRRDTQAAYAFMKRLVQTFGEPTVLTTDKAPSLLCTLKKLKEKDLYKNTVHYTAKHLNNRIEQDHRHVKRRFARSSRFQNIRHASRTIKGIETIHALYKKRRSLQPNSVFSTYNELQKLLMPA, from the coding sequence ATGAGATACTTTAAAGGAAAACAATTCAAAAAAGATATTATTTTGGTAGCTGTAGGCTACTATTGTCGTTTTTCTTTAAGTTATCGTGATGTATCTGAACTCTTGAGGGAACGTGGGGTGTCGATTCACCCAACAACTATTATGCGCTGGGTTCATGAATACGGAAACCTGATCTATCAAATCTGGAAGAAGAAAAACAAAAACCTAAGATTATCTTGGAAAATGGATGAAACCTATATAAAAGTTAAGGATAAGTGGTGTTATTTATATCGTGCGATTGATAAAGAAGGCCATACGCTTGATATTCAACTTCGCAAAAGGCGAGATACTCAAGCGGCATATGCTTTCATGAAAAGATTGGTTCAAACCTTCGGAGAACCAACGGTTCTGACGACAGATAAGGCGCCTTCTTTACTTTGTACATTAAAAAAGTTAAAAGAGAAAGATCTTTATAAAAACACCGTGCATTATACAGCTAAACATCTAAATAATCGTATCGAACAAGACCATAGACACGTGAAACGCCGTTTTGCTAGATCCTCAAGATTTCAAAACATTCGTCATGCCTCACGTACAATAAAAGGAATCGAAACCATTCACGCCCTATATAAAAAAAGACGGAGTCTTCAACCAAACTCCGTTTTTTCGACGTATAATGAATTACAGAAATTATTGATGCCTGCATAA
- a CDS encoding HAMP domain-containing sensor histidine kinase yields the protein MNRLGRKFAVTISVCIICIFTFSMLITNYFLPRYYVYRVKQDLNAISKEITSMGYNDFINSVADLEKKYNLTIVYEPISSDEASFNWSLREQLAKKRMTLNKFWVTKETLRDVKSGTRVNKLYDQGKLKSSFLASFVEKDGLFIVVGVSIVHFHETAYIINTFTLYVLGFAILVLVVLVWVWSRKITSPLQELADVSKNIAMLDFKKAEIRTNDELEELANSINTMSDALKAAHGDLNRKNKNLKRFMSDITHELKTPLSLIKAYSVGIQDGLDDGTYVHTILKQTDNISALLDELLEFSRIEREELHKESFDLLALFQHCLAKHEIEIQLKGIHLAIQQEDKPLWITADRGKIEKVLNNLLSNAIKYTQNKKIGIRFEEKEHEILFTVENGTNIKETEINKIWEPFYVTEASRSKDRSGTGLGLTIVQSILNRHQFDYGVILCEGIIQFYVSFPKSVASNTKSS from the coding sequence ATGAATAGGCTCGGGAGAAAATTTGCCGTTACCATCTCTGTTTGTATCATTTGTATTTTTACGTTCTCTATGTTGATTACCAACTATTTTCTGCCTCGCTATTATGTATACAGAGTGAAACAGGATTTGAATGCCATTTCAAAAGAAATTACATCTATGGGATACAACGATTTCATAAATTCCGTGGCCGACCTTGAGAAAAAGTATAACTTGACGATTGTATATGAACCTATCAGTAGTGATGAGGCAAGTTTCAACTGGTCGTTGCGTGAACAGCTAGCAAAAAAGCGAATGACATTGAATAAGTTTTGGGTTACGAAGGAAACATTACGGGACGTGAAAAGTGGAACCCGTGTAAATAAGCTGTATGATCAAGGGAAATTGAAGTCGAGTTTTTTAGCAAGTTTTGTAGAGAAGGATGGCTTGTTTATCGTCGTGGGAGTATCTATCGTCCATTTTCATGAAACGGCCTATATTATTAATACATTTACTTTGTATGTCCTTGGTTTTGCTATTCTTGTTCTTGTTGTACTGGTATGGGTATGGTCGCGAAAGATTACAAGTCCTTTACAGGAGCTGGCGGATGTTTCTAAAAATATTGCTATGTTGGATTTTAAGAAGGCGGAGATACGGACAAATGATGAGCTCGAGGAGCTGGCCAATAGTATTAATACGATGAGTGATGCACTGAAGGCCGCGCATGGGGATTTGAATAGGAAAAATAAAAATTTAAAGCGGTTCATGTCAGATATTACACATGAGCTAAAAACACCCCTATCTTTGATTAAAGCATATTCCGTAGGTATTCAAGACGGCTTAGATGATGGCACGTATGTTCATACAATATTGAAGCAAACGGATAATATATCCGCGCTGCTAGACGAATTGCTCGAATTTTCAAGGATAGAGCGGGAAGAACTGCACAAGGAGTCATTCGATTTGCTAGCTTTGTTTCAACATTGTTTGGCGAAGCATGAAATTGAAATCCAACTCAAAGGAATTCATCTTGCGATCCAACAAGAAGATAAGCCATTATGGATCACAGCAGACCGCGGTAAGATTGAGAAGGTGCTAAACAATTTGCTTAGCAATGCCATTAAATACACACAGAATAAGAAAATTGGTATACGGTTTGAAGAAAAAGAACATGAGATTCTTTTTACAGTGGAGAATGGTACGAATATAAAAGAGACGGAAATCAACAAAATTTGGGAACCTTTCTACGTGACGGAAGCTTCGCGGAGTAAGGATAGGTCTGGCACCGGACTAGGATTGACGATTGTCCAGTCTATCCTAAACCGTCATCAATTTGATTACGGCGTAATCTTATGTGAAGGTATCATTCAATTTTATGTTTCCTTTCCAAAGAGCGTCGCCTCCAATACAAAAAGCAGCTAG
- a CDS encoding response regulator transcription factor, which produces MNVLIVDDEKDMLRILKAYFEREGYHVFLAEDGAQALDIFYETKIDLVILDWMMPRVNGLSVCKEVKKHSNTKVLILTAKSEHEDELTALNTGADDYVKKPFHPGILLTRAKKLLKEDKVIYIHNIKIDMQAKKIYKDDEDLEVTKKEFELMSCFLRNQGSILSRKDLLDLVWGIDYFGEERTVDTHVRRLREKIGADLIKTHRGMGYSMEKEHE; this is translated from the coding sequence ATGAACGTACTGATTGTAGACGATGAAAAAGATATGCTACGAATTTTAAAAGCTTATTTTGAGCGAGAGGGCTATCATGTGTTTCTCGCTGAAGATGGGGCGCAGGCTCTTGATATATTTTACGAAACGAAAATAGATTTGGTAATTTTGGATTGGATGATGCCCCGTGTCAACGGGCTCAGTGTGTGTAAAGAAGTGAAGAAGCATAGTAATACGAAGGTATTGATACTGACAGCGAAAAGCGAACATGAAGACGAGCTGACAGCGCTGAACACAGGTGCGGATGATTATGTAAAAAAGCCGTTTCATCCCGGCATTTTGCTAACGAGGGCGAAGAAACTACTGAAAGAGGATAAGGTCATATATATACACAATATTAAAATTGATATGCAAGCGAAGAAAATTTATAAAGATGATGAAGATTTAGAAGTGACGAAGAAAGAGTTTGAGCTTATGAGCTGCTTTTTACGGAATCAAGGCAGTATTTTGTCGCGCAAGGATTTATTAGATCTTGTATGGGGGATTGATTATTTCGGCGAAGAACGAACGGTGGATACCCATGTGAGACGATTGAGAGAAAAAATAGGTGCGGATTTAATTAAGACGCATAGGGGTATGGGATATAGCATGGAGAAGGAGCATGAATAG
- a CDS encoding class I SAM-dependent methyltransferase — protein MKEIISSYEDLLDMLDSLLREPTQFWDDFYSNREKGVPFFTNKPDENLVNYFEKKLLNPGKVLELGCGPGRNAIYFAEKGCLVDAVDLSQESIQWAIERAKEKNVNVNFIYNNIFNLQIEEGTYDIVYDSGCFHHIAPHRRMSYINLVEKALKPGGYFAITCFVQGGELGGADITDWEVYRLQSLKGGLGFTDEKLRTIFKDFSEVEIRKMQEIKQSNEVFGVSALWTALFMKKITE, from the coding sequence GTGAAAGAAATAATTAGTAGTTATGAAGATTTATTGGATATGTTAGATTCATTATTGCGTGAACCAACTCAATTTTGGGATGATTTTTATTCTAATCGTGAAAAAGGAGTTCCCTTTTTTACTAATAAACCAGATGAGAACTTAGTTAATTATTTCGAGAAAAAATTACTTAATCCAGGAAAAGTTCTTGAACTTGGATGCGGTCCAGGCAGGAATGCAATTTACTTTGCTGAAAAAGGATGCTTAGTTGATGCAGTAGATCTATCACAGGAATCAATTCAATGGGCAATCGAACGGGCAAAAGAAAAAAATGTAAATGTAAATTTTATTTATAACAATATCTTTAACTTACAAATTGAAGAGGGTACATACGATATTGTGTATGATTCAGGATGCTTTCATCATATTGCTCCACACAGAAGAATGAGTTATATAAATTTGGTGGAAAAGGCTTTAAAACCAGGTGGTTATTTTGCAATCACTTGTTTTGTTCAAGGTGGAGAATTAGGTGGGGCAGATATAACAGATTGGGAAGTGTACAGACTACAAAGTCTTAAAGGGGGCTTAGGTTTTACAGATGAAAAGCTGAGAACTATCTTTAAAGACTTTTCTGAAGTAGAAATACGTAAGATGCAAGAAATAAAACAATCGAATGAAGTATTTGGTGTCTCTGCACTATGGACAGCCTTATTTATGAAAAAAATTACTGAATAG
- a CDS encoding glycoside hydrolase → MKKTIFYATISISLLVTLLAVYYAKIGNKNINEAHSFQYSDFSFDVTPETGEIVVEKDGVKESASLPFPKKKVADVKKTDNFVSWSYPDDKMEIKVEKKKYYLNITLKSDGARQFEWPKVSADSYTLPLWEGKRIPANDPHWKEFLKDEEFSFIESFSMRFFALDKPKYSIVYIADNMFNDTIRFNTDTNIQFSFTHNFPSINQNKEYGFRLYVTNPDPSQIAQVYKSYIKEKGEFKTLEEKAKENPNIKKLYGAPHIYLWNQDAITSENIRWDQLKKQLDEPFTAWMEQLLKHTEDGSTEFETVINELNKQDYFDKYQKNVIVRALNQVLKLDEFYNDAIFPDMDRESKKLLEKGISHLSEQELYTLNKRLLKSKLKDATDDIENWGKQDSTNLIEDMRQSGIKHAWIGLPNWSNGLMNPSMVKQASDSGYLIGPYDSYHSIQENASKDWNTASFVDKSLYEKATITNEHGEKIKGFLGRGRKLNPTLSLPSVKQRTDSILQDGIPFNSWFVDCDATGEVYDDYSPDHITTQEQDLKARLQRMDYIGKEKRMVIGSEGGNDFASNVITFAHGIETPVIKWDDEDMRKNKTSPYYVGSYWSSNGTTPERYSKTVPIKPLYQHIYLDPAYSLPLYKLVYNDSVITTHHWEWGSMKIKDEVGNRMLSELLYNVPPLYHIDKDVWKTNKDMIVSYVNIWSAFHQKAVTKPMTDFKILSEDRSVQCTKFGEDMKVIVNFSNKSFKYKNEEIKGKTAVIYDGHSKKVWDASKY, encoded by the coding sequence ATGAAAAAAACAATTTTTTATGCAACTATTTCCATTTCATTGCTTGTCACACTGCTCGCTGTGTATTATGCAAAGATTGGAAACAAAAATATAAATGAGGCGCACAGCTTTCAATACAGTGATTTTTCATTTGACGTTACACCGGAAACTGGTGAAATTGTTGTGGAGAAAGATGGTGTAAAGGAGAGTGCTTCTCTTCCTTTTCCAAAGAAAAAGGTTGCGGATGTAAAAAAGACAGACAATTTCGTATCGTGGAGTTATCCAGACGATAAGATGGAAATCAAGGTAGAGAAAAAGAAATATTATTTAAACATTACGCTGAAATCGGATGGGGCAAGGCAATTCGAATGGCCGAAGGTAAGTGCAGACAGCTATACTTTGCCTCTATGGGAAGGTAAGCGAATACCGGCTAATGATCCGCATTGGAAAGAGTTTTTGAAAGATGAAGAGTTTTCCTTTATTGAAAGTTTTTCCATGAGGTTCTTTGCATTGGATAAACCAAAATATTCGATTGTATATATCGCGGACAATATGTTTAACGATACGATTCGTTTCAATACGGATACTAATATACAATTTAGCTTCACCCATAATTTTCCATCGATTAACCAAAATAAAGAGTACGGATTCAGATTATATGTGACGAATCCTGACCCTTCTCAAATCGCACAAGTGTATAAGAGCTATATAAAGGAGAAAGGAGAGTTCAAAACGCTTGAGGAGAAAGCGAAGGAAAATCCGAACATCAAAAAGCTGTATGGTGCTCCTCATATATACTTATGGAATCAAGACGCGATTACATCAGAGAATATTCGTTGGGACCAGCTGAAGAAGCAGTTGGATGAACCTTTCACCGCTTGGATGGAACAATTGCTGAAGCATACAGAAGACGGATCCACGGAGTTTGAAACAGTCATTAATGAATTGAATAAACAAGACTATTTTGATAAATATCAAAAGAATGTAATCGTTCGCGCACTTAATCAAGTACTGAAGCTGGATGAATTCTATAATGATGCGATATTCCCAGATATGGACCGAGAATCGAAGAAGCTGCTGGAGAAAGGAATTTCTCATTTAAGTGAACAAGAGTTGTACACGTTGAATAAACGACTTCTGAAAAGTAAGCTAAAGGATGCGACAGACGATATCGAGAATTGGGGCAAACAAGACTCAACTAATCTAATAGAGGACATGCGCCAGTCGGGAATCAAACATGCTTGGATTGGCTTGCCAAACTGGTCGAACGGTTTGATGAACCCCAGCATGGTGAAACAAGCAAGTGATTCAGGGTATCTCATCGGTCCTTATGATTCTTATCACTCCATTCAGGAAAACGCAAGCAAGGATTGGAACACCGCTTCCTTTGTGGATAAAAGCTTATATGAAAAGGCGACCATTACGAATGAGCATGGAGAAAAAATAAAAGGCTTCTTAGGAAGAGGAAGAAAGTTGAACCCTACTCTATCGCTGCCTAGCGTGAAGCAGCGTACAGACAGCATTTTACAGGACGGCATTCCGTTCAATTCCTGGTTTGTGGATTGTGACGCGACCGGTGAAGTGTATGATGATTATTCTCCAGACCATATTACAACGCAAGAACAGGATTTGAAGGCAAGGTTGCAAAGAATGGACTATATCGGAAAAGAAAAACGCATGGTGATCGGTTCAGAAGGCGGTAATGATTTCGCAAGTAATGTTATTACTTTCGCGCATGGCATTGAAACACCTGTCATCAAATGGGATGACGAGGACATGAGAAAGAACAAAACGAGTCCATATTATGTAGGAAGCTATTGGTCGTCAAATGGTACAACCCCTGAACGTTACAGCAAGACTGTGCCAATCAAACCTTTGTACCAACATATTTATCTAGACCCAGCATACTCTCTTCCTCTATATAAACTTGTATACAATGATTCGGTGATTACGACGCATCATTGGGAATGGGGGAGCATGAAAATCAAAGATGAAGTTGGAAATAGAATGCTGTCCGAATTATTATATAATGTTCCACCGTTATACCATATCGACAAGGATGTGTGGAAAACTAATAAGGATATGATTGTTTCCTACGTAAACATCTGGTCCGCTTTCCATCAAAAAGCGGTGACAAAGCCGATGACAGACTTTAAGATTCTTTCTGAAGATCGTTCGGTTCAATGCACGAAGTTTGGAGAAGACATGAAAGTCATCGTGAACTTTTCGAACAAATCGTTTAAGTATAAGAACGAAGAGATAAAAGGGAAAACAGCCGTTATATATGACGGGCATTCGAAAAAAGTATGGGATGCATCAAAATACTAG